In the genome of Bremerella sp. JC817, one region contains:
- a CDS encoding TIM barrel protein produces MFALNRRQMLQTSLGTAAAMGLGSTLSAEEAKPSRWKVITFTKFLQPLSYDQMADAIAEIGFDGIEAPIRRRGHIEPEQVADELPKFVEALKKRDLTIDVMTSSINSVDSPNAEETLKVAKELGIPSYRMDYYRYDLKKPILPQLREAGAKLKDLAAMNEEIGIQAVYQNHSGANFMGAPIWDMMQLVRQYDPKYVAMAFDIGHARCEGNMAWPIQWNLVQSHLGSVYVKDFKGNNGRPEWCSVTEGEMPKQFFQLLKESNYQAPISLHVEYLHGDAGAEVSNHLAAMKRDLAWLKEQLA; encoded by the coding sequence ATGTTCGCGTTGAACCGTCGACAAATGTTGCAAACTTCCCTGGGCACTGCGGCAGCGATGGGACTGGGCAGCACGCTTTCCGCCGAAGAAGCCAAGCCGTCTCGCTGGAAGGTGATCACCTTCACCAAGTTCCTGCAGCCACTCTCCTACGACCAAATGGCCGACGCCATCGCCGAGATCGGTTTCGATGGCATCGAAGCTCCGATCCGCCGTCGCGGGCACATCGAGCCAGAGCAAGTCGCTGACGAGCTGCCGAAGTTCGTCGAAGCTTTAAAGAAACGTGACCTGACCATCGACGTGATGACGTCGAGCATCAACAGTGTCGATTCGCCCAACGCGGAAGAGACGTTGAAGGTTGCCAAGGAGTTGGGGATCCCGAGCTACCGGATGGATTACTACCGGTACGACTTGAAGAAGCCGATCCTGCCGCAGCTTCGCGAAGCAGGGGCCAAGCTGAAAGACCTTGCCGCGATGAACGAGGAAATCGGAATTCAGGCGGTCTACCAGAATCACTCCGGTGCCAACTTCATGGGGGCACCGATCTGGGACATGATGCAATTGGTTCGTCAGTACGATCCGAAGTACGTTGCCATGGCCTTCGATATCGGCCATGCACGCTGCGAAGGGAACATGGCCTGGCCAATCCAGTGGAATCTGGTTCAGTCGCATCTCGGCTCGGTCTATGTCAAAGACTTCAAAGGCAATAACGGCCGGCCAGAGTGGTGCTCGGTAACCGAAGGGGAAATGCCGAAGCAGTTCTTCCAACTGCTGAAGGAAAGCAATTACCAGGCACCAATCTCGCTGCATGTAGAGTACTTACATGGCGACGCAGGGGCTGAGGTCTCGAACCATCTGGCCGCCATGAAACGTGACTTGGCTTGGCTGAAAGAGCAGCTTGCGTAG
- a CDS encoding SMP-30/gluconolactonase/LRE family protein gives MHSPLCLLSLLISLVAASVVQATDYGDIVTVAGTGQKQVSASAGPVDQVNIGQTFGVVIGPDEALYVCEVENHRVLRVDLKTKQITTVAGNGTKGYSGDGGPATDAQLNEPYEVRFANNGDMYFVEMRNHVIRKVDAKTGTISTVGGTGKAGYGGDGGPATKAQFNQPHSIDLSADNQKLFVADIGNHRIRAIDLATGTVQSIAGNGEKKLPVDGQTVEGKPILGPRALFVDGNDLWIALREGHSVWRLDLNSGKIEHVACSGKQGYSGDGGSAKEATMNGPKGIAKAPNGKLYVVDTENQVIREIDVQNDRIRTVAGVGPKGRGFSGDGGPATQAKMDRPHGIGIGADNALYIGDTNNHRVRKVIPVSK, from the coding sequence ATGCATTCCCCCCTTTGCTTGCTCTCGCTGCTAATTAGTCTCGTTGCCGCGTCGGTCGTTCAGGCGACCGACTATGGCGACATCGTCACCGTTGCCGGAACCGGTCAGAAACAGGTTTCGGCGAGCGCCGGACCGGTCGATCAGGTCAACATCGGTCAAACTTTTGGTGTAGTGATCGGCCCGGACGAAGCTTTGTATGTCTGCGAAGTCGAGAACCACCGTGTGCTTCGCGTCGATCTGAAGACGAAGCAGATCACGACGGTCGCCGGCAACGGAACCAAAGGCTATTCCGGCGATGGCGGTCCTGCCACCGACGCGCAGTTGAATGAACCTTACGAGGTTCGTTTTGCCAACAACGGCGACATGTACTTCGTTGAAATGCGGAACCATGTCATCCGCAAAGTAGACGCCAAGACCGGCACCATTTCGACGGTGGGCGGAACGGGTAAAGCTGGCTACGGTGGCGATGGTGGTCCTGCCACGAAGGCTCAATTCAATCAGCCGCATAGCATCGATCTTTCTGCCGATAACCAAAAGCTGTTTGTGGCCGATATCGGCAACCATCGTATTCGTGCGATCGATCTCGCCACCGGCACCGTGCAGTCGATTGCTGGCAATGGCGAGAAGAAGCTTCCGGTTGATGGCCAGACTGTGGAAGGCAAGCCGATCCTCGGACCACGGGCCTTATTCGTCGACGGCAACGATCTGTGGATTGCCCTCCGTGAAGGCCATAGTGTTTGGCGCCTGGATCTGAACAGCGGCAAGATCGAGCATGTTGCGTGCAGCGGCAAACAAGGCTACAGCGGCGATGGCGGCAGTGCGAAAGAAGCCACGATGAACGGCCCGAAGGGAATCGCCAAGGCACCCAACGGCAAGCTGTACGTCGTCGACACCGAGAACCAGGTCATTCGCGAGATCGACGTTCAGAACGATCGCATCCGTACGGTTGCCGGCGTCGGACCGAAAGGCCGCGGCTTCTCCGGCGATGGTGGCCCCGCCACGCAAGCCAAGATGGATCGTCCGCACGGGATTGGCATCGGAGCGGACAACGCGCTCTACATTGGCGACACCAACAACCATCGGGTTCGCAAAGTGATCCCGGTTTCAAAATAA
- a CDS encoding NADPH:quinone reductase: MKAAYIEETGPPEVIQVGELPTPEPGQGQVLVKVGTAALNPIDTYLRNGANYWELPKPFVTGSDLAGTIEAVGPGASKFAVGQRVWGTNQGLVGRQGTFAEYAVVDEHWLYATPDSVSDDAAAACALTGVTAHMGLGADNARLKAGETIFVHGGSGGVGSMVVQMAKAIGATVLATAGNDAKAELCKELGADYVFNYKTQNVTEEVLKVCPSGVNVIWETVREPDFDFLVSIAAERCRMVLMAGRDARPEFPVGPFYVKGCSLHGFVMFKATPEEMAVCGEEISRWLAEGKLKPQIGKVFPLSEAAAAHQLQEDNTLRQAGTLAGKILIKP; this comes from the coding sequence ATGAAAGCGGCATACATTGAAGAAACAGGACCACCAGAAGTCATCCAAGTTGGCGAGCTGCCAACGCCTGAGCCGGGGCAAGGGCAAGTTTTGGTGAAAGTCGGTACGGCTGCCCTCAATCCAATCGATACCTACCTTCGCAATGGGGCGAACTACTGGGAATTGCCCAAGCCGTTCGTCACCGGAAGCGACCTCGCCGGAACGATCGAAGCGGTCGGTCCCGGGGCCAGCAAGTTCGCGGTTGGGCAGCGAGTTTGGGGAACCAACCAGGGCCTGGTCGGTCGCCAAGGAACGTTCGCCGAGTATGCCGTCGTCGACGAACACTGGCTCTACGCGACCCCGGACAGCGTTTCCGACGACGCAGCGGCTGCCTGTGCGCTAACCGGCGTGACCGCTCACATGGGACTGGGTGCCGACAATGCCCGACTGAAGGCTGGCGAAACGATCTTCGTGCATGGCGGCTCAGGTGGGGTTGGCTCGATGGTCGTTCAGATGGCCAAAGCGATCGGCGCGACGGTTCTCGCCACCGCCGGTAATGATGCCAAGGCCGAGCTTTGCAAAGAACTGGGGGCCGACTACGTCTTCAACTACAAGACGCAGAACGTCACCGAAGAAGTCTTGAAGGTCTGCCCCAGCGGCGTGAACGTGATCTGGGAAACGGTTCGCGAGCCTGACTTCGACTTCCTGGTGAGCATCGCCGCCGAGCGTTGCCGGATGGTGCTGATGGCCGGCCGCGATGCCCGGCCAGAGTTCCCGGTGGGTCCGTTCTATGTGAAGGGCTGTAGCCTGCATGGGTTCGTCATGTTCAAGGCAACCCCGGAAGAGATGGCCGTGTGTGGCGAAGAGATCAGTCGCTGGCTCGCCGAAGGAAAACTGAAGCCGCAGATCGGCAAAGTGTTCCCACTTTCCGAGGCCGCCGCCGCCCATCAACTGCAGGAAGATAACACCCTGCGACAAGCGGGCACCCTGGCAGGGAAAATTCTGATTAAGCCGTGA
- a CDS encoding SDR family oxidoreductase — protein MKNTALITGASSGIGRELAWVHAETGGDLILIARRGEVLEELKQQLIEKHKVEVLCIAIDLNEPDAVKKVYDQVDAAGIEVNFLINNAGFGNHGPFYKHDWSTDGGMIHLNVTVLSEMTHRFLPDMLQRKHGHILNVGSTAGFLPGPTMAVYYASKAYVLSFSQAIAEEVAEFGVTVTALCPGPVATEFFDRAHAKDVGMFKKGASARKVAELGYRSMKKGRLVVIDQWGLWFLLNFVTPWVPRRTLLKISRWLLGS, from the coding sequence ATGAAGAACACCGCCCTCATCACCGGAGCTTCCAGCGGTATTGGCCGCGAACTTGCCTGGGTACATGCTGAGACCGGAGGCGACCTGATTTTGATCGCCCGTCGGGGCGAAGTTCTGGAAGAACTCAAGCAACAATTGATCGAGAAACACAAGGTCGAAGTCCTTTGCATCGCCATCGATCTGAACGAGCCTGACGCGGTGAAGAAGGTCTACGACCAGGTCGACGCCGCCGGTATTGAAGTCAACTTTCTGATTAACAACGCCGGCTTCGGAAACCACGGTCCGTTCTACAAACATGACTGGAGCACCGATGGTGGCATGATCCACTTGAACGTCACCGTGCTCAGCGAGATGACGCATCGTTTTCTGCCTGACATGCTGCAGCGGAAACATGGACACATTTTGAACGTCGGTTCGACAGCTGGCTTTTTGCCAGGGCCGACCATGGCGGTCTACTACGCCTCGAAGGCTTACGTCCTTAGCTTTTCGCAAGCGATCGCCGAAGAGGTCGCCGAGTTTGGGGTGACCGTTACCGCCCTTTGCCCTGGGCCGGTCGCGACCGAGTTCTTCGATCGTGCCCACGCCAAAGATGTCGGCATGTTCAAGAAGGGTGCCAGCGCTCGCAAAGTGGCCGAACTCGGCTATCGATCGATGAAGAAGGGACGATTGGTCGTGATCGATCAGTGGGGGCTCTGGTTCCTGCTGAACTTTGTCACACCCTGGGTTCCGCGCCGCACGTTGTTGAAGATTTCTCGCTGGCTATTGGGAAGTTAA